Proteins from a genomic interval of Treponema brennaborense DSM 12168:
- a CDS encoding ABC transporter permease, producing MDDMKFNIVHNKMGVVRIRNPLYTKNERINPLSQYIPDTAHVVEKLESFPGITRAEPKIVTGAAVYQNEDTKTVSLLGIDFANSNYFKDKDMQILSGDLAPLTQQTAPLTQQTAPLTQQTAPPATQSNEKPKRRCVVTNHFARTFNLSAGDKFTIMTQTARNGTNGCTLTIQAVVHLSDGDYAGDFIFMDFGQASSLLRMNGNATEILVFTDNWQDIAETKKLAASLKESEDFSDLEIIPWVEGNSFLQFLEFTDQIYFIFALIFFVLSAIVIFNSSMLSVMERKKEIGSLLSLGMGGSTVVLLFLLETIITSVIATVFGSLTAAVLINITNKTGINLAQFSAFNSYEGFNIKMILYPNLTFGRYVEFALTGFLTAVIACILPARMALSVQPAEALRSEN from the coding sequence ATGGACGATATGAAATTCAACATCGTCCATAACAAAATGGGCGTCGTCCGCATCAGAAATCCGCTCTACACAAAAAACGAACGTATCAATCCGCTCAGCCAGTACATCCCGGATACGGCGCACGTCGTAGAAAAACTGGAGTCGTTTCCGGGCATAACGCGAGCCGAGCCTAAAATCGTTACGGGAGCGGCTGTCTATCAAAACGAAGACACAAAAACAGTCAGCCTTCTCGGAATCGATTTTGCAAACAGCAATTACTTTAAAGACAAAGATATGCAAATTCTAAGCGGCGATCTTGCGCCGCTGACACAACAAACTGCACCGCTGACACAACAAACTGCACCGCTGACACAACAAACTGCACCGCCGGCAACACAGTCAAACGAAAAACCAAAACGCAGGTGCGTTGTGACGAATCACTTTGCCAGAACGTTCAATCTGAGTGCCGGCGACAAATTCACCATTATGACGCAGACGGCACGCAACGGAACGAACGGCTGCACGCTCACCATTCAGGCGGTAGTCCACCTTTCTGACGGAGATTACGCGGGCGACTTTATCTTTATGGATTTTGGGCAGGCTTCGTCCCTGTTACGGATGAATGGAAACGCAACAGAAATCCTCGTCTTTACGGATAACTGGCAGGATATTGCCGAAACAAAAAAACTTGCTGCCTCCTTAAAAGAATCGGAAGATTTTTCCGATCTTGAAATCATTCCATGGGTTGAAGGAAATTCATTTTTGCAGTTTTTGGAATTTACGGATCAGATTTATTTCATTTTTGCGCTGATTTTTTTCGTCCTGTCAGCAATCGTTATTTTCAATTCCTCAATGCTCAGCGTTATGGAGCGCAAAAAAGAAATCGGATCCCTTTTATCGCTCGGAATGGGCGGCAGCACCGTCGTGCTTTTATTTCTTTTAGAAACGATTATAACATCTGTAATCGCCACGGTTTTCGGCTCCCTTACCGCTGCGGTTTTGATAAACATCACGAACAAAACGGGAATCAACTTAGCACAGTTCTCTGCGTTTAACTCGTACGAAGGATTTAATATAAAAATGATTTTATATCCGAATCTGACCTTCGGGCGGTACGTGGAATTTGCGCTTACCGGATTTTTAACGGCCGTAATCGCGTGCATACTGCCTGCAAGGATGGCGCTCAGCGTCCAGCCGGCAGAAGCGCTGCGCTCAGAAAATTAA